The window AATCAGTTCCCATCACAAGTATGAAGCAGTGGTCACTCGTCAGTTAGGACCGTCCGTGATGGGGAAACTTGAACTACCCAGACCTGACTAAATTGGGGAAATTTTATGCAGAAGTAAAAAAAAAATCCCCAAATGGTTTAATGGGGAAAGTAGTTCTGTCTGTTCGGATACCTTTATAAAAACCATATCTTACGTATGTTTGTTGAAaaataaatactccctctgtaaagagatataagagcgtttagatcactagagtagtgatctaaacactcttatactccctctgtcccaaaataagtgtctcaactttatactaactttagtacaaagttgcagtaagcttgagacacttattttgggacggagggagtactctgtACGGCAATTTCCAGAAAAATAATATCTTTTCAGACACACACTAAACTATAATGGACTAACTAGTGTTGCTTAGCTGTTGAGCCTTGTCAGTACAAGCTTTCTGTGATCAAAGCTTCCTGTTCATCTTTGAATTGATTGATGTATGACATAGCCAAAACTTCCTTGCACCTTCTACCAAGCAAAGCCACCAAGTGCAGACATTCAGTGCTTCTGCCTAGTGCATCTGAAATGATGCATCACAGGAGGTAGGATGTTTAGCTATCCGAAGTTGTATCCATCAGTTTCCTTGAAAGGAGAGGACAAGTAACTGAAGACATCTTCTGATATATGGACTAGCTATTGATCCATCTTGGCAATCTGATCTGACACACATTATCTCCGACTTTACTCCATTCCTTGTTGCATTATTGAATAGCTGACTGTATCTCCGTGCGTCTTTCCAACCAGGATCCGCTGATGCCACTTTCTGTGGACATGATTTTCTTAAACCCCACCCCAGCTGTCACTTCTTGATGTAGCCTTCATTGCTTCAAAGATACAATAAAATTTCATATGATTAAGTGACGAGTTGCATAGCACCTTCACCACATGAATTCCACCATGCTGTACTCTATCCAGTTGTTTTAACCATGGATAGTTCTTCATGATCTGAATATAAAAAGATTTATGAGGATTCTTTCATCCGTGTCCATTTTTGTTTTCCGTAAGCTGTTTTAATTCTAGTGAGATTTATTTGTGGGGCCGTTCCTGGCTTTTGTCCATCATAAGAAGTAAAGTACTGTTTTTCAGATGGAGCCCTGTTGGTCAGATAAATTGTGGTTGCTCTAATATGACATAAGATTCAGTATATGTCATTACAGTCCTTTCTGGAAGAAAAAAAACTCGTGTGTTGTACAGTTGCCATCCTTGCTACCTCATTATCAAACAGATGCAAGTATATCTTGTTAGAAGCCCTTGCGATGATGTATGCTACATGTTTGCAGGATGGAGGTAGAGGCAGATCACATCGGGCTCATGCTTCAAGCATCTGCTGGTTTTGACCCACGCACCGCTCCCAAGGTCTACGAGAAGCTAGGACAAATCGCGGGCAATCAATCAGTACTGAAAAGCTACCTCTCTACTCATCCTTCGAGTAAGAAGCGATCGGAGCTCTTGTCTCGAGCCAAGGTAATGGAGGAGGCGATGCAGCTATACAGGGAAGCTTGCGCCGGCCACGGGACCGAAGGTTTCCTCTAAGGTTGCAGTTTCGAACTCTCCTGCGTGCGGCGTAAGTCGTTTGGTGGCGGTGGGTGCCTGGCGCGGAAACATGCCCTTTGTTGCCTGCACAGTGACGGCCAGTAAGAAGAGTGTATTCTGTGTCTGAAGATATTTGTTCTGTGAGTTGTTACTGTCTGTTCTTCTCGGGCTGAATCGTCCACATTTTCTTAGCAGAATGTGATGGAGCTGCTTCATTTGTGATCAGGGAAGAAAAGGGAATAGGAGAAGAGTTTGTGTTAATAATCGTCTTCCAAGAGCAGCTTTTATAATCTCCCATATTCCTTGGGTTTATCGGTGTTGATGATCGCCACGTTGGTTGTACTCATTGTCATCTACTCCAGCTAGTTAGGAGTCAGCTGGTCACGGAAGATTCAGATGATATCCACAAGGTCTATAATATAACTGAATAATCTTCAAACCTCAATCATTCCGCCTTGCTAGATGCCACAACCCTGACGTGCTTATTTACCTGCCTGAGCCCTGAGTGTTGGGATAATTATGCATCTCTGGGATGCCATTAGCAGGAACAGATTGCATCTAGATCACCTAAAACATGAACAGAGAAGGGTTTAGGGGATCATTACGTGTCACGGCagtggacatgatcgcctgctTGGTGCAGGCTTGATGCAAAGGTGATGTAGTCGAGGTAGAAGTCCTCCTCAACGTCCTGATGCCCTCAGGACGCCACCGGCACTGCCCGGGGACGGCAGCGGCGGCTGGAGTAGGTCTTCCCGTCGCTGCAGCGCTCCCCATGATCGGATGGGGTGAGAGAATATCGGGAGGGGAGTGAAACCGTACGTGAATTGTGATCGCGCAGGCTGCCAACCCTCTCCCGTTTCCTTTTATGTagcgctggcgacaggggacctaaaccatcagttggtttgggtgcccccgatcagggcgccttAGTTGGGATAAAACCTCACGTACGTTGGTGCGTGGGTCCTTTTCATTAACCTtatcttttcccttttttttattaAACTAATAGATCTAACTGGCCTGTTTAAGTCGTGAGATCAAaaccaacattctcccccttgatcgttaGGCTTAACTTCATTTGCCCATTCTACATAGGAATGATGTACCAAAGTGAGGTGTTACAACAGCTTGAAACGCCCTAGAACCTCAACACTTATAGTACATCCGCCTATTTCGAAATGGAAAACATTTTGCTAATTGGGGAGTGGTTTATTTTAATGGTCCTCTTATTCCAGAATCATCAGGCCTCCAGTAGTCCCATGTCGGCAACATGCTCACGAAAAATACtgggtggtaagccttttgttagcggatccgcaagcatatgctTCGTTCTTATATGTTTAACATCAACTGTTTGATCCTGGATTCTATCTTTCACAACACGATACTTTATGTCAATGTGTCTGGCAGCATTACTTGACCTGTTGTTACTCGTATAAAAAACTGCTGGTTCATTATCGCAGTACAATAAAATTGGTTTAGATATGCTGTCAACCACTTTAAGTTCGGGTATAAAATTCTTTAGCCATACACCCTGCCCGGTGGCCTCATAACATGCTACAAATTCTGCTTGCATCGTAGATCCAGCAGTTAACGtttgtttggagcttttccacgatataGCTCCTCCCGCGAGTATGAATATATAAACCTGACGTGGATCTCATACTATCCACATACCCGGCAAAATCAGAGTCTGAATAACCAATAATTTCTAGGTTATCAGTTCTTTTATATGTAAGCATGAAATCCTTAGTTCCTTGCATATAACGCAAGACTTTCTTTGCGGCCTTCCAGTGGTCCGGTCCTGGATTTAATTGGTATCTGCCAAGCACCCCGGTTATAAAACATAAGTCTGGGCGTGTATACACTTGAGCATACATGATGCTTCCaacagctgaagcataaggaaccgacTTCATCTGATCAGTTTCACATTGGTTGCTCGGACATTGAAATGTTCCAAACTTATCGCCCTTAACTATAGAGCAGGTGAGGGtgagcacttatgcatattgaattttttcagtactctctcaaagtatgccttttgagatagtcctaacgttcctatggacctatctcgatgaatctcgatgccgaggacatatgaggcttcaccaagatctttcatatcaaaactggatgacagaaaattcttggtctcatgcagcatatccttatcgctacatgccaacaatatgtcatcaacgTATAGGACTAAAAATGTGAACCTACTGCCTTTAAACTTAACGTATATGCAGTTGTCCACAACATTTTCGGCGAAACCAAAAGTTTTGATAATTTTATCAAACTTGAGGTACCACTCTCTTGAAGCTTGCTTCAAGCCATAAATTGATTTCTTTAGATGACATGCTAAATGTTCCTTTCCTTCCACAACAAAGCCTTCTGACTGAGCCATGTAGACGTCTTCTTTTAAGTCACCATTTAGAAATgccgttttaacatccatttggtgtagttctaggtcgtaatgagctactaatgccattatgattctgaaagAATCCTTGATTGACACAGGAGAGAAAGTTTGCTTATAATCAATGCCTTCTCTCTGTGTATACCATTTTGCCACTAGCCTTGCCTTGAACCGTTCGACATTCCCTTTGGAATCATACTTggttttgtagacccacttgcagcctACTTTCTTAGCTCCATCGGGAACTTCTACTAAGTCCCATACGTCATTTGAGCCCATAGATTTCAACTCGTCTTCCATGGCAACCAACCATTTGGACGAATTTTCGCTTTTAATGGCTTCCTTATATGAGGTTGGATCCTCCACCTTTCCCATATCATTCATGTCCTCCATCAAAAAGGCGATATAATCATCTGATATGGCTTTCTTCCTCTCACACCGTGGTCTACCCatgggcggaggtggtggtggaacaTCATCATTTTCATTATCTTCTCGGAGATCCTCATTTGTGTTTGGATTCTCATTATTAGTTTCTGGATCACCATTCGACTGAGAGACTGAACTGTGAGATTCAGGATCATCAGATGTCACATTTCTTCGTATTGGAAAAACAATCTCTTGGATAGTCGGGGATGGTACACAAACCCGCTTCTCCtcaagatcgatctcccttaaattTGCGATCTCATTATCCTCAAAAAATACCGCTTGTCTAGCCTCCACAAACTTGGTGGTGTGACTTGGACAATAAAAACGATATCCCTTTCCCCTGTGAGGGTATCCAACGAAGAAACAGCTAACTGTTTTTGGATCCAATTTCTTAAGTTGTGGATTGAAAACTTTAGCTTCAGCAGGGCAACCCCACACCCGTAAGTAATTCAAGCTCGGTTTCTTTCCCGCCCACATCTCGTAAGGTGTGTTCGGTGCTGACTTAGTTGGAGCAAGATTTAGTATgtgtgcagctgtctttaatgcctcTATCCAAAGGCTTACTGGTAAACTCGAGTGACTAAGCATGCTTCGCACCATATCCATAAGGGTGCGGTTGCGGCGCTcggccacaccattttgttgtggttcaCCAGGCATTGAGTACTAAGCAATGATTCCATTTTCAGATAAGAACTTGGCAAAAGGTCCAGGAATCTGCCCATAAGGAGCATGCCTACCATAATACTCTCCCCCGCGATCAGATCGTACAACTTTGATTTTTGCGTTCAGTTGATTTTCAACCTCCGCTTTATAGACTTTTAATTTCTCCAAAGCTTCCGATCGGTCACGTATGGGATACATATACCCATAGCGGGAAAAGTCGTCTGTGAATGTAATGAACGAATCAAAACCATCTACAGACTTAACATTAAGGGGTCCACATAtgtcggtgtgaattaattctaaAACCCCTGTGGCTCTTACTGCTCCTTTCTTAATTGTTTTTGCAAATTTTCCTTTGATGCAGTCGACACATTTGTCTGCATCTGAGAAGTCTAATGGGAGGAGTATTTCATTTTTAAACTAAACGTtccattctccccctcgaaatgtggcccaAACGACAATGCCACAATTTCGAAGAATTACTAACTCCTTTCCATTTCTTCTCAACATTAATTTCATCACTCACATGCATAACTGAATCATTATTAAGAGATAACATGTAAGTTAGCCTCGTCTAACACCGATGCCTACATTCTTATTACATTTGATCAATGCAAATTGTTTCTTGCCAAAATGGCACTCATACATATCATCATCTAAACGAGAAACTGAAATCAAATTCCTACTTAAGGTAGGCACATAAATAACATTATTCAATCTAAGAGTGTGGCCAGTGTGTAGCTCCAACGTGAGAGATCCCACAGCTTCAACATCGGCCTCAACTCCGTTCGCAACCTTAagctttcttgttcctcctcttatGGTTTGGATCGTATCGAATCCCTGCATAGAGTTAGCAACGTGAGTGGTTGCCCTTGAATCAATCCACCATGACTTTATTGAAAAATCAACATAAAGAGATTCATCTACAAAAGTAATTTCATCAATACCTCTTTTGTTCATCCATTTTAGAAAGCCTGGGCAGTCCCTTTGATAGTGTCCCTCTTCTTTGCAGAAGTTACAAGCATTTTCTCCAGCAGTGGAGCTGCTAGGAGCAGAAGAAGAACCACCGGCTTCTTTACCCTTGAATGCCTTAGGGTTGAATGGCTTAGTGCCTTCTTTCTTGACTTGCCTTTTCTGAGGCTTAGGGAAACCTTGTCCGTCATGCTTTCTCTTGTTAGAGCCAACATGAAAGACATGGTCTTTCTTCTGCCTCATGATCCTTTCTTCCTCCTGGACGATCCTTGCGGTCATCTTAGAGAGTGGCCATTTTTCCTTTAGAGAGTTATAGTTGACCTTAAATTGTTCAAACTCTTCAGGAAGAGACTCAAGAATAATTATGACAAGAAGAGCTTCACTTAAAGAACACTCCAAAGCCTTAAGCTTGGTGAAAGCATTTACCACCCTCAATATGTGCTGCCTAACATTTCTATCAATAGTGTATTTCTGAAGAAGTTTAGCAAAAAGCTCATGAGCATACACTTTGTCGGAGCCTTTAAATTGCTCCTCCATTTCAGTGAGGAAATCTTTAGCAGTATCTTTCTTAGGGAGTGCTTCAGAAATGTCCGGCGATATTGTCGCTTTCATGATGAGAAGCGCAATATGGTTGGACTTATTCCACTTTTCCATCTTAACATCATACTCCTTCTTGAGTTCTGCATACCCTGTGACACCTGCCACAGGTGCCACAGGTTTTTCTTCCCTCAAGGCATAGTCAAATTCATTACAACCCAAACATAATTCGACTTGGGACTTCCAACGAGGGAAGTTACTCCCCGTAAGTGGTTCGATCGTGTCGGACCGGAATGGAGCGGAAGCTGAAATCATCATAAAAGTTCATAAGTAAAGTTGCATGATTATAAATTTACGTTGGTAAATAAACAAACATGCCAAGTATTTAATTTCAACTCCATGTCAAAACACCGTTGGGCAGAAAAAAACATGGAATTAAAATATCATAGGGGATGACTCATAATAATAAAACAACGTTGGTCCGAATTAAAATTAGAGTCATTTCATTCTCAATTTAAACATCAACATAAAAAAACATTATCATTATTTGATGTCTAAAAAAACTTCATCATCCAAAAACACATAATAAATCCTGAATAAAATATCTCGTTGGTTCAATTTTACCCAGAATAATAATGTGTTTATTACATTTTTACGCATTTTCTGGTTTAAGCAGTGCAAATCATAATATTTATTAACTTAAACGCACTGGAAAAATAGAAAATCGCGACAGTGATTTTGGCCCAAAATACCTCACAGCTACAAGTAaaacggcccagcccagcagcgaaAAACGTTAAGAGGAAAAAAACGCGCTGGGCAAAGGCAACCTGGGCCGAAGCCCGTGACCGAAAATGGCCCATTAATGCCCGAAGGCCCGAGCCGGTGCTCCACGTCGCTGAGAGCCGCTCGATCGAATCGGACGGCCGGCGCGGCTTGGAGCCCGAACAAAAGTGCCGACCGGTAACCCTAGTCNNNNNNNNNNNNNNNNNNNNNNNNNNNNNNNNNNNNNNNNNNNNNNNNNNNNNNNNNNNNNNNNNNNNNNNNNNNNNNNNNNNNNNNNNNNNNNNNNNNNNNNNNNNNNNNNNNNNNNNNNNNNNNNNNNNNNNNNNNNNNNNNNNNNNNNNNNNNNNNNNNNNNNNNNNNNNNCATTTCTCGCTCGTGAGCGGCGACGGCATTCGACGGCGGCCTGAGGCGCGCCcgccatggcggcgcggcggccgcgctCGCCGGAGGAGCGTGCAGCAGGATGAATCCCGCGCGCTCCCCCGTCGAACGTGGCCCCGGCGGCAGTGCTCATGGCGCATCAAGGGAGGGAGGATGGGCACACCGGCCACCATGGCATGAAGGGCGACGGCGACCCGCGCGGCGTCGGCCACACAGGTGCGCGTCCATTCTAGCCGCGGCGGCAGCTCAAGTTCTTTCCGCGCGTCGTCCCGAGGACGGCGGCGTCACGGCGTCTCCGCCCTCGCACCGTGGTGGACGCAGTGCGGGCCCCGAAGGGAAGAGGCGGCTACGCGGTGCATTAGGTGAGGATTCTCCTCATTCTCCCCAAAAATCGTATTCATCAGTGCTTAATTGGTGAAAAAACATGCCTAATTGAAAAAATTAGGGTTCTACCGAAATTGGGGATTTATCTAGGGTTCTTCAACATGGGGGGTTTGCTACCGTTGATCCCTCTGCCTTCTTATTTGCTTATCAAAAAAAAAACCCGGAACCAGTACTTAAACATGATTGATTCTAATTAACCGTGACATAACCATGAGCATTAAATCTTAACTTAGATTAATTAGAATTGATGAACGTAGGTGGCAGTACTGATCCGTAGCACATTAgaattaaaacatgatgatttACAGAGGGCATCAAGACAGTAGCATGCATCTTAGGGCTAACCAAGGGCTAAAACTTTCAATCTTTGATCATGAACCCTAAACCTGACTTGATCTAAACTTGATGTTGATCTACAGATCAATAATATAGGGACCTATTGCAATCAAACTTGGCGACTAATACCATTGTTGGGATAATTATGCATCTCTGGAATGCCATTAGCAGGAACAGATTGCATCTAGATCACCTAAAACATAAACAGAGAAGGGTTTAGGGGATCATTACGTGTCACGGCagtggacatgatcgcctgctTGGTGCAGGCTTGATGCAGAGGTGATGTAGTCGAGGTAGAAGTCCTCCTCAACGTCCTGATGCCCTCAGGACGCCACCGGCACTGCCCGGGGACGGCAGCGGCGGCTGGAGTAGGTCTTCCCGTCGCTGCAGCGCTCCccctgatcggatggggtgagagAATATCGGGAGGGGAGTGAAACCGTACGTGAATTGTGATCGCGCAGGCTGCCAACCCTCTCCCTTTTCCTTTTATGTagcgctggcgacaggggacctaaaccatcagttggttcgggtgcccccgatcagggcgccttAGTTGGGATAAAACCTCACGTACGTTGGTGCGTGGGTCCTTTTCATTAACGTTATCTTTTCCCTTTTTTTAATTAAACTAATAGATCTAACTGGCCTGTTTAAGCCGTGAGATCAAAACCAACACTGAGGTCCCAGATTGCATGGGCTTCCTCCGATATCATACGCAGCAATTCGTGGAATATTCAGATAATCTTAGCTTGAAGTTAGTCAGTCAAGCACAAGGTAGGTAGGTCCATAACTGAATAATCTGCAGGCCTCAATTATCTTATCCTGCCTTGCTTGCAAGTTGCAACCTTTGACGTGATTCTGCGCTTCGTAGTTATAGTCAATAGAGGACACTCGGCCTACTAGTTCTACCTGCTCAAGATTCCAAATTGCGCGGGCATCCGTCGTGACACGGCGAGTGATGTTTCCCCGTCCATCATCGCCCGATCCAGTGTCACACGACATCACAAGCGGCCACCGCGTTCGTTCGCCGGTATGGCATCAGCgtcgaacagaatgcgtggtcgggtTCCGCGACGCACTGCTGGTCCCGTCTCCCACCAGCGTCAGGTGGTGGGAGACGGGACCAGCAAATTGCTGCCATATACTGAATTCCTACCCTCCTCCTCCTCGTAATCGCAATAGTTTACCATAAGACCATTTCTAAACTGCAGCTAAGCAGAGGGTGTGGTGTGGTTATGCTAGCTTTTCGCGGCGCGAAGTGTCGCTCCCTGGTTTGTTTGTTTGTTGCTTCCATGGCGATCGATCATGATTCATGCATTGCTGCAGAGCAGTGCAGGGTTGGACTTTGGACCGGCGATCGAGGGAGGGACCTTTCCGGCAGCTAAAGGACGGCGGCCCTCGGGTCGCCGGTTGGGTCGCGGTTTCATTCCTACGCAGCCGATGCATCCGCTGCGTTCTTTTGACCAAGCGATCGTCGCGTTTTGACACGCGACGCAGCTGGGATCGGCGAGATTCCGAGAGGCGTGCAAGGCGAGGCTTGAACGCCGGACATCGTTGATAGTAGACCGATGCTCACCAGCAAAGTGGCAGGCAGCGGACTGACCAGGCAAAGAAATAAATGAGCTACTGGCCAGTTGAGGACCGATGAAAAAGTGACACTGGTACTGATAGTGCAGTACAACAAAGTTTGGAGAGTTGGTGAGGGCGCTGTACTTGGACGAAAGAGGGGCATGATCGATGTTCGGGAAAGAGCGGTTGGGGCACGTTGCCGTGGCGACCTGCATACCACTGTACGTAGTACTGTGCCGCCACATGGGGCCTAGCGACCTACTTGTGGGTCGTGACAAGCATGGACGAACGGTCAGGAATGAGGGGGGAGTCACAAGTCTATGTCTACACTTGTAGCCGTGGCCCCGTGGGACACCATTCATGGGGGCCAAAAGCGCGTGCACTGTACCGGATGAGGAACATGCAGGCTGATCGCAATCTCTGATTGATTGATTCGCTGTGCTACGGGACGAGCATGTTGCCGAGGCTTTTCCGTCCCCATCTCTTATCAGCTGAGCCGAGCGCTCTCTTTCCCTATCACTCTACCTCCTTGAAAACCAAACCAATTACCATCAAACTGTCCTTTTCTTATACTATAATAATTGTCTTGAAAGAAAAGTAACTGTTAGTAGAATCTATCAATTTTATAGAACTAGAAATTCAGGAAAAGCGATCCCATGTGTGTGGTACAATAATGTAGCTCCCCACTCTTGGCGCACTAATAATGGCCCAGCGTCGCCTAAGCTTCATCCACGACCATTGGAAGCGCAACAACCGCTTTACACAAAGTTGCATCGTTAGCGAGTAATAAAGCACACACCACCACCCGTCCGTCCGTAGCATGAGACAAGCGGCGTGCGTGGTACCACGGCTGCGGTACGGACCATTTTATTACCATATCAATTGATGATTACACGAGACGAGACCAGAGCACCCAGACGGCAAGGGAAAACAATCAATAGTAGTCCTGTGTGTTTGACACGCCTCTTGCCACCCACCACCCAAAGACGAGAGAAGAGAGACCAGACAccctgatgacgacgacgatgatgtgaCCTACCTAAACGGACTACGCGTAGTATGCAACCAAACGGAAAAGGAAATATCTTGGAAGAATTTCGTCCAAATCCTCCAATGGCCACCACCAAACCCAACCCACCACTGATCATCGCACGGCGATCGGCGCTGATCGGCTTCAGGGCTTCCACAGGATGGTGGTCTCGGCGATCATCGAGGTGACCACGTAGGGGTCCATGTTGGACGCCGGCCGGCGGTCCTCGAAGTAGCCCTTGCCGTTCTGCTCCGTCTCCCGGCCCACGCGCACCGACGCGCCACGGTTCGCGACACCCTGCAGAGCAAGATGGTGTTTAGAACCACAGTTGGAGTAACGAGATACGGAAAGGTTCAGATGGTTCAGAGTAGAAGGCAAGGGGCGCGTACCCAGCTGAAGGTGTTGATGTCGGCGGTCTCGTGCTTGCCGGTCAGACGGCGCTCGTTGCCCTCGCCGTAGGCGGCGATGTGCTCCTTGTGCTTCAGCTTGAGCTTCTCGACGGCGTCCACGATGACCTTGAACCCGCCGTCCTTCCTCATCGACTCGGTACTGAATGCAGCAGAGTCGTTCGTGATCAGCAAAATAGCACGGTAAGATGAACGGATCATGTCGATCTGGTCGAGTATCTCAATCTCAATTACCTGTAGTTTGTGTGAGCACCAGCACCGTTCCAGTCGCCTGGGATGGGCTTGGGGTCAAATGTGACGACAACTCCGGCGATCTCGGTGATCCTCTGAAGAAAGGGAGAGTGACATTTAATCACAAGAAATTTTAACCGAACACGATGTCATTCCATCACAAAAGCCTCCTCCCTTATCAGAATAAGATCACATGACTATTATCATTACCTCAAGAAGGTAGCGAGCAACCCACACTTGGTCACCAGCAGAAATGCCAACAGTCGGGCCAACTTGGAACTCCCACTGAAAACCAAACATAATAATTCTACCATGGTCAGAGAGACAGTAATTCTCCAAGACACAGAAAATAGGAATGTCCTGTATTGTAGCGGTGTTTCACCTGTCCGGGCATGACCTCGCCGTTGATGCCACTGATGTTGACGCCGGCAAAGAGGCAGGCCTTGTAGTGGGAGTCAACTATGTCACGCCCGAACGACTTGTCAGCACCGATACTACAGTAGTAAGGACCCTACACACAAACAGAAGAGGTTGTTGAGTGTACACTTCACCAAAATTAAGGCCAAACGTCCAAGTTCAGTCGGTCAAGCCGAAAGAGGCGTACCTGAGGACCAGGGAAGCCACCAACAGGCCAGCCGAGAGGCCAGTTGATGTCCTTCTGTAGGAGGGTGTACTCCTGCTCAATACCGTACCTATCATCGCAAAACAATACGATCAGTGAATCAATCATCATAAAACAGTTACTAGATCATTATTTTTTTAGTGTTCGTAATCATCGATCAAGTTCGTGTGTTATATTTATATATACCATGGCTCCTCCTTGGCAACATCAGGGTTGCTAAAGATCTTAGCAGCGTTGTATCTCTTGTTAGTGGGGATTGGCACTCCAGCTGGGGTGTAGCAATCGCACATGACCTGCAAGTGGTTCGAATTTAGTAAGGGGGATCTTGATTACTAAGGATGTTGACGAGATGATGACCATTGGATTCCCTCTCTATTGCACTGTACTAGTTAGGTAGACCAGACAAGCACACCTAATAACCAAAAATATCTAAAAAAAATTCAGAACCCTGAGGGGGTCCTTGACTGGGATACAATTTTCGTCAGAAATAGGAGTAGGAGTAGCTAAGAACACTGGACCAAGATCATTCAAATTCTACATCAGAGGATAGTTAAGTTGATCTGCCCTCTTAATGATACTCGTTAGTCTGTCGTAGTTGACCagaactccctccgtccggaagtaCTTATTGGAGAAATGGATGTATTAGACATatgttagttctagatacatccgtttttaacgatttcttcgacaagtaattctggacggagggagtactacactgcAGCCTACAGCCTACAGGCGCAGATCACTTGCACGGTAGTAGTGCTACAGTCTATTACATGAGTGGGGTGGTCACTTACAAGGATGTTGTTGCCCTTCCTGAACGGGTCCTTGAAGATGGCCTGTGGGCTGCAGCGTGGCACATGCCCCAAGGGAAACAAAAATTACTCCTTGGGTCCAAAGTAACAAAAAGATTGAACTGCACTTCACAGAGGTAAATGGTTCTGTAGGGGCATGACAAATGGCACTTACTACAGGATGACCTCGCTGTCCTCGCCGGGGGCCTGGCCGGTGCTGGAGCCGTCGTAGTTCCACTTGGGCAGCTTGCTGGGATCGGTGACCGGGCCGGGGAGGGTCTGCACCAACCAGAGCAGCAACAGTAAATTCACACAGTTAGCAAAAGGGAATCTCGCAACCTCTGATATATAAGCACAAGAACAGCTCAGTAGCGGATAAGAAAAGTGATAGGACACGGCATAGAGGGTCATGGGA is drawn from Triticum dicoccoides isolate Atlit2015 ecotype Zavitan chromosome 6B, WEW_v2.0, whole genome shotgun sequence and contains these coding sequences:
- the LOC119326067 gene encoding glutamine synthetase codes for the protein MALLTDLLNLDLTDSTEKIIAEYIWIGGSGMDLRSKARTLPGPVTDPSKLPKWNYDGSSTGQAPGEDSEVILYPQAIFKDPFRKGNNILVMCDCYTPAGVPIPTNKRYNAAKIFSNPDVAKEEPWYGIEQEYTLLQKDINWPLGWPVGGFPGPQGPYYCSIGADKSFGRDIVDSHYKACLFAGVNISGINGEVMPGQWEFQVGPTVGISAGDQVWVARYLLERITEIAGVVVTFDPKPIPGDWNGAGAHTNYSTESMRKDGGFKVIVDAVEKLKLKHKEHIAAYGEGNERRLTGKHETADINTFSWGVANRGASVRVGRETEQNGKGYFEDRRPASNMDPYVVTSMIAETTILWKP